Sequence from the Candidatus Neomarinimicrobiota bacterium genome:
CTGCCAAAGCTTCTGTTAATGCAATTGGTATGGAAGCGGCAGTTGTATTTCCATATTTATGTATATTACTGAAAATCTTTTCCATCCCAACGCCCAATCTTTTGGCAACAGCTTGACTAATTCTAAAATTTGCTTGATGAGGAATGATTAATTTTATGTCATTCAACGAAAGATTATTCTCATCCAATGCTTCGTTTATCACTTCCGGGAAACGGCGCACTGCATTTTTAAATACTTCTCGACCATTCATATGTGGACGGCAAACACCACTATCAATCGATTCTTGGTTTACCCAATTATTTCCTCTCGTTCCAGGGCCTTCCATCCACAAATTATTCATATTAGCGCCTTCGCTGTGAATATGGGTAGATAAAATTCCACTTTCATTATTACTCCTCTGGAGTACTGCCGCGCCACTACCGTCACCAAACAGAACACCCATATCCCTGCCGCGAGTAGAAAGGTCTATAAATTTAGATTGCGCTTCTGCACCCACGACTAAAATGGTTTTATGCTGGCCGGTTCGAATAAATTGATCAGCGACTGAAAGGCCGTAGACAAATCCTGAACAAGCAGCTTTTAAATCAAAAGTTCCTACCGTCCGTAATCCTAAGGCTGCCTGAAGTTGATTGGCGACGCCGGGAAAATAATAATCTGATGAAATTGTGGCCACAATAATGAGGTCTATTTCATGGGCCTCTATGTCGGCCATATCCATAGCTTTCTTTGAAGCGGCCAATGCTAAATCTGAAGCGGCCTCTTCTTCACTGACCCAATGACGTTCTTTAATTCCTGAACGTTCCTGGATCCATTCATCGGAGGTATCCATCCATTGCTTCAAATCATTATTTTTTAGAATGCGGTCGGGGACGTGAAATCCCATACCGATTATTTTAGTTCGGTGCATTAGGTATTAATTGGGTTTATTTGGAATTTGTATATCGCGAACATTGAGTTGTATCATGGATTTTCCCTGCCATTCATTTACCTCCACCACGTAGGCAAGATCGATGGGAACACCACGAATCAAATCCTCATAATGAGAAGATAATTTGAACCCAATTGCAGGATAATTCCTACCATTTTGACTGACGGTGAAACGAACATGTTCACCATTCCCAATTAGGCGAGGTTGGCCTGAAATCGACAAATTTCGGCTGGCAAACTTGGGGCGCATATTACCAGGACCAAAGGGACCCAGTTTTTCCAAAAATCGCATAAAACGCGAATTGATATCCGTAAGGGCCATTTCACCATCAATACTAATACGAGGAATTAAATCTTCTTCTGCGAGAATTTTATTCACATTTCTTAAAAAAATTGATTTAAAATTTTCAAATTTATCTTCACGAATAGTCATACCTGCTGCCATAGGATGCCCCCCAAATCCCTCGAGAAATTTGCTCGCATGGGATAGGGCTTCATACAA
This genomic interval carries:
- a CDS encoding ketoacyl-ACP synthase III, with translation MHRTKIIGMGFHVPDRILKNNDLKQWMDTSDEWIQERSGIKERHWVSEEEAASDLALAASKKAMDMADIEAHEIDLIIVATISSDYYFPGVANQLQAALGLRTVGTFDLKAACSGFVYGLSVADQFIRTGQHKTILVVGAEAQSKFIDLSTRGRDMGVLFGDGSGAAVLQRSNNESGILSTHIHSEGANMNNLWMEGPGTRGNNWVNQESIDSGVCRPHMNGREVFKNAVRRFPEVINEALDENNLSLNDIKLIIPHQANFRISQAVAKRLGVGMEKIFSNIHKYGNTTAASIPIALTEALAEGKIKRGDNIILAAFGAGYTWASAAIRW